The Maridesulfovibrio salexigens DSM 2638 region CTGTGCGTTATGGCCCGGAGCAAGGAACTGCTTGCTTTGCGTACCGGTGGTCTTTCACTTATCTGGTTTCTGAGATTCTTTGTAATTTACGCCGTCATCTGGTCTTTTGGGCAGCTGCTCTTTTCACAGGTTATCGGTGTTTACGGGGAGCAGGAAGCCTACCGCATCTGGAAAGAGGATGTGCGTAAAAGCATGCTTGATAAGCGGGTATTGAAAAATATCTGGCTCAAGGAAGGGCGTTTCGTGGTTGAAGCCAAGGAAGTCATGCCATTCGGGAACCGAGCTAAAGACATTACCGTTTATGAGTTTGCTGAAGGTAATGGTGGAATCAAACGGGTTATCACCTCCGAGAGTGCGGAGGTCAGCAGTAAGTACGGCTGGAAGCTTGAAAATGCTGTGGAGCTTAGCCCGGATAAATTTGCATCACAGAAGCATCCCATCTTTACCATGCCCATCAAGCTGAATTTGAATGTGTTCAAGGTTGTTGACCCGGATATTGATCCGGCCCAGTTACCGCTCTGGCAGCTTGATCAGGTCATTGAACAGCTCAAGCTTTCCGGTTCCAGTGTAGATAGGCTGATTACCGCATGGCACTCCAAGTGGGCCTACGCATTTTCTCTTTTGACCATGGCTCTTGTCTCATTGGCTCTGGTAACGATTACCGAAAATATATATCTGAATATCGGTCTGGGGCTGGCCATCATTTTTACCTATTACGCGCTGTTTATGGTTGGTGCTTCCGCCGGTGATACCGGTGCCTTGCCGCCGATTGTTGCCGCATGGCTGGGTAATATTCTAGTTAGTTCGCTGGCTTTGGGCCGGATTGCATGGGTCTTCGTCCCTGAGCATCTCGGTAAATATTTGACCAAATTTAAAGCAAGTTAAATAAAAAGGGCATTTCATCCTATGATGAAATGCCCTTGATTTGAATATTTCTGAAAATCAGTTATTCAGTTTCTTCCTCAATCTCTGCCAGCTCGGGAATTGCGGTAACGTCCAGCAGATTCCAGAGTCTGGTGCGATTCATGCCGGTTTTACTGGAAACGCAGATCGGCTTGACTTTGAGGATATCTTCCCATTTTTTCTGTACCTTTGAACGGTCCTTCTGCTTGGTCTTATCCGATTTGGTCATAATCGGAATAATGGGAATATTGCAGTGCTTGAAGTACGAAATGAGATCAAGATCATTCTGCTGCGGGTTGTGGCGGCTGTCCAGCAGAACTGCAGCAGCAGCTACGTAAGCGTTATCAAGCAGGTATTTATCAATCAGTTTGGCCCATTTGGCACGCTCCGTCTTTGAGCAGCGGGCGTAGCCATAACCGGGAAGGTCTACTATATAGTAACCGTGCGGGCTGACTTCGTAGTAGTTAAGGCTGCGGGTCTTGCCCGGAGTGGAACTGATCTTGGCCAGCTTTTTTCGGCTGGCAAGGCAGTTGATCAGCGAGGACTTTCCAACATTGGAGCGGCCGGCAAGAATGATCTGCGGAGCCGCGATTTCCTCAAGCTGATTGATCTCGTAAACTGTTTTAATTAGTGTAAGTGTATTATCCATAAGGAATTGTCCTTGATTATTCGTTGTTGCGTGAACTTGCCTTGTTCACTTATTTATCAAGGCTAGTCAAGCAGGACAATCATTACAAGGATATTTTCCCTAAACCTGAACACAAAAGGTGGATTTGATGAAAACCTTCCTGATTCTGAACGGACCCAATCTCGGATATGTGGGTAAACGCCAGCCAGAGATATACGGATCTGATAAAATTGAAGATATTCCTGAACATCTAAAGACACTTATGGGTGACAAGGCCGAAGAAATTCAACTGGAATTTTTTCAGTCCAATTCTGAGGGAGCCCTGATCGACAGGCTGGAGAAAGCCCGTAAAGACGGCATTGACGGTGTGGCTTTCAATGCAGGTGCATACACTCATACCAGTCTTGCCATTGCCGATTGCCTTGCGTGGATCGAAGTTCCCTGCGTTGAAGTTCATATCAGCAACATCTGGGCCCGGACCGAAGATCCCGTTCGCCAGCAAAGTTTTATGGGAAAACAGTGTATTGGAGTAATTGCCGGATTCGGAATAATGAGCTATGCCTTGGCCGTTCAAGCATTGTTTTCGCATGTGGCAGTAGATTAGCCGCAGAAAACTGCCGGCTGCTGTCACCTTAAACGAAATGAAGACAGCGGGGTAACGCTAAAAGGCGCCGTTTAAGGCCCTGCAAATAATATTTTATTGGAGGAAATATGATTTCTACTAAAGATTTTAGAAACGGACTTAAGATTGAGATTGACGGTAAACCTTATGAAATCGTTGAATTTCAGCATTTCAAACCCGGTAAGGGCGGCGCATTTGTTCGCACTAAGCTGCGTAACATGTTCACCGGCCGTATCACCGACCAGACTTTCCGCTCCGGTGAGAAAGTGAAAAAGCCCGACATGGCTACCAAAGAAATGCAGTATCTTTATAAAGATGGTGAAGATTACGTACTCATGGATCTCGAATCCTACGAGCAGATGAACGTTGCTGCTGACGTTATCGCTACTGCTGGCGGTTTTCTTAAAGAAGGCGAAACCAACAAAGCTCTGCTTTACAATGGTGAGGTTATCGGTATTGAACTGCCTGCTTCCGTAATTCTTGAAGTAACCCAGACCGATCCCGGCGTACAGGGCGACCGTGTAAGTAATGCAACCAAGCCCGCAACCCTCGAGACCGGCCTCGGTATCAACGTACCCCTGTTCATTAACGAAGGGGATAAGATCAAGGTAGATACTCGCTCCAGCGAATACCTCGGTCGTGAAAAGTAATTAGCTCTTACTTCTTTCGGGGGGCTTCTGGCTCCCCGAAAATTGAATATTCTGTCCATCTATATATAGATGGCGTTGCGCCAACCTGCCCCTATGCGGGAACAAACGGAGGATGAGACACTGCCAAGCGGAAAATTCGCAAAAGAGATTTCCGGCCTGTTCTGGATTTTTTTAGCCGCATTTCTTTTTATAAGCATGTACTCGTACCATCCGGGGGACCCAACCCTCAATCAGGCTGTCAGCGGCAGCTGGAAGGTTAAAAACCTTATCGGCCCAGCCGGATCATATGCCGCCGGGATTCTGGTTGAAATGCTTGGTCTCGGCTCATGGCTTATTCCGTTCTATTTTCTTTTTCTCGGGATCACTTCCTTTATTTCCGCACTTCGTCAGCCTTGGTGGCGTTGGATTGGACTGGTACTTCTTTACGTTTGCCTGCTTGCATGGTCTTCCCATCCGTGGCTGGTTGAATTTCAGAAGACTCTCGTCATTCACGAAGGCGGCTTTATTGGCGCGCTTCTTTCCAAATGGTCTTTTAAGTATCTCAAGCCCGTGGGTGCATTCCTTTTCTGGATGTTCATGACTCTTGCCGGGATTCAGCTGACTTTGAATTTGAGTTGGGCTGCCATAGGCAAGAGGATTCGCTCTCTGCTTACTGATTTCTGGCTTAAGAACAAAGAACGTGTAGGTCGCAAAGCCAAGCGTATGCAGGCCGAGCAGAAGATTAAACGTGCTGAGCGTAAGAAGGCCAAGGCTGAAGCTAAAGCCCGCAAGGAAGCTGATTCTGAAGTTGAAGATGTAGATGCAGAAGAAGATGGCGATGTTCTCGTTCTCAAACCTTTTGCTGACAAGTCTGCCAAGAAAGAAAAAGCCAAGGCTAAACCTAAAAAGCCCAAAGCTAAGAAAATCGACACCAGCACTGATTTTCCGGCTCTCGATTTCCTCGCCGAACCAAAGGTTGCCGGGGTTCAATTTGATCCCAAAGACCTTGAAGAAAAGACCGAAGCCTTAAAGGTCTGCTTAAAGGATTTTAATATTGACGGTGAAGTTCAGAAGGTTATCCCCGGTCCGGTGGTAACCATGTTTGAATTTCGTCCCGCACCGGGCGTCAAGGTCAGCAAGATTGCTAACCTTACCGACGACCTCGCTCTCGCACTTAAAGCAACCGCTGTGCGTATCGAGGCTCCCATTCCGGGTAAGGATTCTGTCGGGATTGAAATTCCCAATGATAACCGTCAGACTGTTTACTTGCGCGAAATTTTCGAACACAGTTGTTTTACCAAGTCCAAGTCTGCGCTGACCATGGCCCTTGGTAAGGATATTCAAGGTGAACCTGTTTCTGCCGACCTCGCTAAGATGCCGCATCTGCTTGTTGCAGGGGCTACCGGGGCAGGTAAGAGTGTCTGCCTGAACGGTCTGCTCATGTCCATGCTCTACAAGGCCGGACCTGAGGAACTCAAGCTGCTGCTTATCGACCCCAAGCGCATTGAATTGGCTGTATATGCCAGCCTTCCACATCTTGTGCACCCCGTGGTTACAGACATGGCTCTTGCCAAGTCCGCGCTTGAATGGGCTGTTTTCGAGATGGACAAACGTTACGAGAACATGGCCCGCCTCGGTGTACGTAACATCGCCAGCTACAACGAAAAGCTTGCCAAGTCCGGTGATGATCTGCCTGAAGATTTGGAAGATCTCGAACCTATGCCATATTTGGTCATCATCGTTGATGAGCTTGCTGACCTTATGCTCACCGCAGGTAAGGACGTTGAGATCAGCATCGTACGTCTCGCACAACTGGCCCGTGCTGCAGGGATTCATATTATTCTCGCTACCCAGCGTCCTTCTGTCGATGTCGTAACCGGATTGATTAAGGCCAACTTCCCGACTCGTATTTCATTTCAGGTGACCTCCAAGCACGACTCGCGCACCATTCTTGATATGGTTGGTGCTGAGAAGTTGCTCGGACGCGGTGATATGCTGTTCAAGCCCAGCGGTTCCAAGCTGCGCAGGCTTCATGGTGCACTGGTAGAAGATGACGAGATCAAGGGTGTAGTAGATTTCTGGAAGAAGAAATATCCGCAGGATTTCGAACTTGATTTCACTGATTGGAAGGATTCCGGTTCTTCCGGTCCCGGTGCTGGTTCAATGCCAGGAGAGTCTGACGATCCGGTTTACAACGAGGCTGTAGAGTTCGTTGTAGGGCAGGGCAAGGCTTCAATCTCCCTGTTGCAGCGCCGTTTCCGTATCGGTTTCAATAGAGCTGCCCGTTTCATCGAACAGATGGAGCAGGACGGTATCCTCGGACCGCAGGACGGCAGCAAGCCGCGTATAGTACTCGTGACTAAAGATTAGAAATCTTTAAAACGTTAATGTTTAGGACCGCAATATTAAATAATATTGCGGTCTTTTTTGTGGGCTAACCCCAGATAAATTTAAAAGGACAACAGTCTCCACCTTCTGCGAGGGTTGTTTCTCTAATCATGCTCAGTTTATCGCTGTAGCCTTTGGCAAAAGGCTCGTCTCGGGAACAGGAGAGCAGGGTGCAGAGTTCTTCCGGTAAACCCATTTCTCGGTAGGATTCCTGATAGCGGCAGCGGGTTACTTTGATTGTCAATTCATTGCCGTTAATTGAGATGTCTGCAACCTCTATGGCATCATCTTTTTTCCATATCTCAACTACAGTTGCGAAATGCTCAAGATTTGGTGTATCTACGGATGCTGCAAATGATTGTCCCGCTTTACGGGCTGATTTTTGCAGGTTTTCGGTTATGACTTTCAGGGCTTGCTCTTTGCCGAACTGCTCGCTC contains the following coding sequences:
- a CDS encoding LptF/LptG family permease — translated: MIRRLLPGYLASYVLKQNIFLMCVCLGVGTGIYLLSDLFDRLDDFIEAGLGMGTILKYFLVKMPLIFSQILPAVFLISMIVQLCVMARSKELLALRTGGLSLIWFLRFFVIYAVIWSFGQLLFSQVIGVYGEQEAYRIWKEDVRKSMLDKRVLKNIWLKEGRFVVEAKEVMPFGNRAKDITVYEFAEGNGGIKRVITSESAEVSSKYGWKLENAVELSPDKFASQKHPIFTMPIKLNLNVFKVVDPDIDPAQLPLWQLDQVIEQLKLSGSSVDRLITAWHSKWAYAFSLLTMALVSLALVTITENIYLNIGLGLAIIFTYYALFMVGASAGDTGALPPIVAAWLGNILVSSLALGRIAWVFVPEHLGKYLTKFKAS
- the yihA gene encoding ribosome biogenesis GTP-binding protein YihA/YsxC, encoding MDNTLTLIKTVYEINQLEEIAAPQIILAGRSNVGKSSLINCLASRKKLAKISSTPGKTRSLNYYEVSPHGYYIVDLPGYGYARCSKTERAKWAKLIDKYLLDNAYVAAAAVLLDSRHNPQQNDLDLISYFKHCNIPIIPIMTKSDKTKQKDRSKVQKKWEDILKVKPICVSSKTGMNRTRLWNLLDVTAIPELAEIEEETE
- a CDS encoding type II 3-dehydroquinate dehydratase, which produces MKTFLILNGPNLGYVGKRQPEIYGSDKIEDIPEHLKTLMGDKAEEIQLEFFQSNSEGALIDRLEKARKDGIDGVAFNAGAYTHTSLAIADCLAWIEVPCVEVHISNIWARTEDPVRQQSFMGKQCIGVIAGFGIMSYALAVQALFSHVAVD
- the efp gene encoding elongation factor P yields the protein MISTKDFRNGLKIEIDGKPYEIVEFQHFKPGKGGAFVRTKLRNMFTGRITDQTFRSGEKVKKPDMATKEMQYLYKDGEDYVLMDLESYEQMNVAADVIATAGGFLKEGETNKALLYNGEVIGIELPASVILEVTQTDPGVQGDRVSNATKPATLETGLGINVPLFINEGDKIKVDTRSSEYLGREK
- a CDS encoding DNA translocase FtsK, with protein sequence MREQTEDETLPSGKFAKEISGLFWIFLAAFLFISMYSYHPGDPTLNQAVSGSWKVKNLIGPAGSYAAGILVEMLGLGSWLIPFYFLFLGITSFISALRQPWWRWIGLVLLYVCLLAWSSHPWLVEFQKTLVIHEGGFIGALLSKWSFKYLKPVGAFLFWMFMTLAGIQLTLNLSWAAIGKRIRSLLTDFWLKNKERVGRKAKRMQAEQKIKRAERKKAKAEAKARKEADSEVEDVDAEEDGDVLVLKPFADKSAKKEKAKAKPKKPKAKKIDTSTDFPALDFLAEPKVAGVQFDPKDLEEKTEALKVCLKDFNIDGEVQKVIPGPVVTMFEFRPAPGVKVSKIANLTDDLALALKATAVRIEAPIPGKDSVGIEIPNDNRQTVYLREIFEHSCFTKSKSALTMALGKDIQGEPVSADLAKMPHLLVAGATGAGKSVCLNGLLMSMLYKAGPEELKLLLIDPKRIELAVYASLPHLVHPVVTDMALAKSALEWAVFEMDKRYENMARLGVRNIASYNEKLAKSGDDLPEDLEDLEPMPYLVIIVDELADLMLTAGKDVEISIVRLAQLARAAGIHIILATQRPSVDVVTGLIKANFPTRISFQVTSKHDSRTILDMVGAEKLLGRGDMLFKPSGSKLRRLHGALVEDDEIKGVVDFWKKKYPQDFELDFTDWKDSGSSGPGAGSMPGESDDPVYNEAVEFVVGQGKASISLLQRRFRIGFNRAARFIEQMEQDGILGPQDGSKPRIVLVTKD
- a CDS encoding L-2-amino-thiazoline-4-carboxylic acid hydrolase; this encodes MKVQPVSQISRRLIEAELYDELYATMSEQFGKEQALKVITENLQKSARKAGQSFAASVDTPNLEHFATVVEIWKKDDAIEVADISINGNELTIKVTRCRYQESYREMGLPEELCTLLSCSRDEPFAKGYSDKLSMIRETTLAEGGDCCPFKFIWG